TTAGCCTGCTAAGCCGACTACCTTATTGCAGTGTCGAGCCTTATATACATGCACGGTAAATTGAGTCCTCATACACACTTTGATACTTACATACATAATTCTCATCTTATATTCTGATTTTTGGTTGctaaatcaacaaaatatcaacCGAAACATCTGCTGTTACTGACGCATTTTTTGAAATGTAGCATGGTGGGCTAATTTAGCTAATTTAACTTGCTTGAAAATTATTTCTCTGCCTTATGGACATTGCATCGTTAAACACTCGTTTTATTAAACTTACaggacatttttattgtatattGACAGCCACGCCACCTGCTTAACGTTTCCTCTGAGTGTAAAAACAGATACGGTACACGGCGGAAAGAGACACTTACACCGGAGAGGAATTGTCGGCATGAGGAAGAcgagaaaatgactttttaaatttgatttttattgaGGAATGATTTGTTAGCTGCAATGTAAAACcatgcaagtgttttttttccactcgcCAACGCCAAGTCGGTGTCATAAAGCCCCGATTTATCACACAGATACCCCCGTGACCCCCCCTCTCCGTCCTCCGTCCCCCCTCCCTTTGCATTATGGGAGCgggcagtttaaaaacagaggTATTTACGACTCAGCACTCTCCTCTAGAGTTCCTGGAGCTCCACGAACATGTGGGCCCGGCAGTGTGACACCGCCGGCTCGGGTTAAAGATAGACAGGTTTGTGCTATCTGGCTATTTTGTATCAgggtccatctgtctgtctgcacacctgcccgtctgtctgactgtctgtcttgAGTTGGCCTGAATATTTTCCAGGTGAACAGCGAAACTTAGTCAGCACATGTGAGACCTTGTGAGCCGGCGATGCAGCTGATTTCTCTCCTGTTACTTgtgtcattttaataaaatcGACTCTTAACGACccaatgtgttgtttgttcattACTGTATCTCTGACAGAGGTAATCTGATTACTTCTGCAGCAGTGGAATAAATATTTAGAGcttaaggaagaaaaaaatacagtaaatactcAATTACAGCTACACTGTGTGGTTTGGGCTCTTCAAGGTTGAGCtaatttaaattaaagcatcttctttttgaaaatataatcaAAGATGGTAATTAATGttgtcaaacacaaaaataacagaaaagtcAAAGTAAAGATGCAGTGGTTAAATATTACTTGTGAAAAGTGAGTAGTCTTAAAGTATCTAAGTAACTTTCTGGCTCTAGATGTATTAACAGGAATTATTAGtatgtgtaaaaagaaaattatacgtatatttacatgtttttgtttttaattgagtaattaaaacacttttactacttttgttttgatgcactgtggaatctgcaaagtaactagtaactttaggtatcaaataaatgtaaataaagcaCAAGATTTTCCAGAAATTGGTGCCTCAACTACCTCAGAATTGTAccttgagtaaatgtaaaatCTCAGGTACATGTTGTCTCAACCCTGCTGTCCTCTGTTGTGCTTCCAAACTAAAAGAATCTGTCGCCATCTTCTGGTCAACAGGAGCAATCAGCCCTCTTCTATCCACAGGTGAGGACAATGATGCAGTGATTTTATCAgcacagctcctccacctgtttGCATCAGAGCACAAGGGGACtgtggaggaaagaggaaggagaagttTGTTCTTGTGCAGATTGTTTTTGCAAATCCTATCCAAGACATGTCGGACAGATTTGAGGAAATTCGTAGGGAAAGTGGTTTTAGTGGGAATTACATCCCTGTGGGTCGGCAGCTCCCGAGGACTCCTCCTCTGACGGACGTAATCAAACACCTGGATTTCTGTAGCGCCGACGAGGACTGTGAGAATATGGAGGTACGTGCAGAGTATTATTGATCTTCTCACATATCTTATTGActtgagattaaaaaaaaacttctgtctTCTCGTTGTCTATCAACAGGCAGGTTTTAGAGATCTCAATGAGGAAAACAGGACGTTTGATTTCAGCACGCCTGAAGCTAAAAAAGGTGATCTTTGCAGTGCAGTCTGCTGGTTTTATTGGCTTATATCCTGCATTAAATGTTCACATTGACTTTCTTTTTGCGCTCAGAACACGCGTCACAACCAGACGAACCGAACGCCATGCTGAAAGGGATGAAGGGGTACCAGCTGACACCGAGCGACTTGGAGTTCATCAAGAAGATGCAGCAAgagaagcttttaaaaaaactgcaggtgattgtttgttttttctcactcgCTGCTGCTGATTGTTGTGTAGTCGTTCGCTAAGATGTCAGTGTTGCCGTCATCAGAGCGACCTGGAGGAGGTGCAGAAGTCGTTGAAGAAGGAGATGATGGCTGCAGAGCTGGTGTATGCCTCCAGGGAGAAAGCACAGGCCGAACTCAAAAAGGTGGGTCCCCTTTTTTGAATCTTAAGGGTCCGATTGGTTAGAAAGTCTCAGATCATCAGATAGCGTCTCTTGGGGATCGAAGGTCGGGTTGGCCGtcatcccaaagcatcagtgtttttaactcaagcttctcctccagctATTCTCCCTCCGTCTTGATGAATTCTTGTAGTTCTGTAGCAGATATCAGGGCACATCTGACCCTTTTTAACCGTCGTAATAACTCTCTCAGAGTTCAAGCCCCGTGTCTGCTACAGGCATTTCTACTAGCATTTTATGTTGCCCTTGAAATAGCATCGTTTTTCCAAAAAATGTCGACGGTAAAACTGCGAAATAAGAGATGATGGATCCCTTGAGATCACCGCTCTGGCATTTACAGTCGGCTGGATCACAGTGGAAATTCACAAAGAACGTCGGCGCTGGAGATCATCAAACGAAAGTTCAAACATTTAGCCGGCGGAACAGCCTTAAAAACGTCGCTCATATTCACAAATCATCCGTGTAAAGTATCCTGATAAAATCTGCTGTTGCTCTCAGTTTCCATCCTGCGAGGAGATCGCCGACTGGGTGAAGGTGGTCCTCAAAGTGACCTCGCCATTGGCTGAGCTAGAAGACGTGGACACCAAGTCCCTCCTGGCCATGGTGACCAAAGAGGACGTCCAAAGAGTCGTCGATGACAAGAGGATTGAGCTCGCTCGGATGGAGAAGGTGGTGGCAAACAAGTAAGATGTGGGCTTGGATCTCGAATCATGGTTGCATTTATTCATGACTGCTTTAgcattttccaaaaataataAAGTCTAATATCTGAGGAAAAGAAAGGTAAAATATTGACATGGATGTCTcaaacacaggaggaagaaagacgctaaagagagagagaagcttgAAAGACAGATCACCAGTGAACAGGTAGGAGAGGTTTCCTACCTGCGTATGATTTCATTCTGGATTTGTGAGTTTTCACTACATAAATGTGCTTTCAGGTGAAGATACAGGGTTTAATGAGCCAGTTGTCCGACCTGAAATCTGAACTTGCACAACAAGAGGTGAGAATCTGACTCGTCccatgtctttctttttaagcATTTTCTGAACTCTAAAGGAAAATAATATGGTTTCACAGGACGTCTATAAATCTCTTGAAGTGCAGATCAACACCCAAGAAGCACCAGAAATCAAAGCGGAAGCCGAAACCTCAGAGGAACAAGCTGCAAAAGGCCAAGTGCGACATcgagggaaggaaagaaaaaaggcaacGAACCAAACCAAATCAACGAGGAGTACGCTGACAGACGCTGAGACCAGTGAGAAGGACGATCATGCAAACAAGATCGCGGGCGAAACTGTGAAGACGAAACTGAAGACCGGAGCTGCTGCGACggagaaacagacaaaatcagCTAAAGCAGCTCGAGGGCCTCAGAAGAAAGTCGAGGAGACGGAATCAAAACCACAAGAGCCGGAACAAACTGTGAGGGGGCGTAGAAAGCCTGCGAGAGCCCCGCAGACCTCACAACCGAAGAATCACAGTCAAGTGAAAACTGAGGAAGCTGCCTCCTCGCGCAGCGGACAGAAAGCTGGTGTCGACGAGGGTCAGGGCGCCGGGCTCAGGAGGTCCAAGAGGATCGCCAGCCGGACCTGAACGTGTTCGCTAACGATGATGGTGATCCAATATGTTACTTAATGCCTGTGAATCTTAGACCTACTGTCACCGTTTgggcatgttagcattgtcatttgctttttttttggttatatattgaaaataaaatgataaaaaaaatctgaacttgatttaccttttttatttttttttttttcccccccatttgTCCTagagctcccagtctgaaccgCTTgatgcacggctaactgagctaactagctaaggggAGCTACAGTTGCCCaatatttgtttggagtatgaagTGACCAGTTCTTACATTAGAGGTGAGTTtacagatttgatttgatttgtccTTTTTGGGCTACCATAGAAACCTGGCAGTCTCTGGtgtggaggtcaaaggtcattgTCAgctacacagcagcagcagcagcgttggCGCCAACTTGAAGTTTAATGTCGGCGTTCAAATGACGTGTTTATCGCTGCCTTTCTCGTCGATCGCTGATGAAAATCTCATCGTGGATTGCTCGTAAACGCTGTGAACACTTTTGGTTTCTGTGAGATTTCCGGTGCTTGAACACAGCGGACGTTTCAATCGCACCTCATCTCTCTGCGGTAGCGTCACCGTTGGAAACAAGCACAGCTTCCCTCCTGTGAATTCTTGGACGCTCCGAGCGTTAGTGTGGGGCGTGACATTGTTAATCTTAACTCCTAATCAATCGGTCTGagcaaggaaagaaaaaactaaCCCATGTTCACTGTCCGTGAGGCCCGAGTGGGAACTATTGCGCTGACAGCTGGAATGTTTTGGAGGCACCTTCTTCGGTTACAAATTAAGTTTGAACTGACGGTCAGATTTGTCCGACATTTGCCAGGATTTGTTTCCCGGTCTTGACAACTGGAGTAACGTCTATCTTAACAGCTGaagttctgttttgttattCCACCTTGGGGCCTTTTCCTGCAATCTGGGAGGCTCGTTTGCCGTCTTGACCGTAATCCCCAGAATCTGACGAGGGATTTCCCTCCCCCCCCTCGCAGCTATGCACACTGAGTGGCGAGATATTCGTCTGATGGTCATCACAACGACCCGGCCGAGACTAAAGTAATACAAGGGTGGGAATCGTGCATCCTGCGATTAAACACGCCAGTCAGAtatcaataaagccattaaGTTTATTGTAGAAAGAGTTGAGTTTTGGCTGCAGAGGATTCAGAACCTTGTTATTGccacattatttctgttttccctccctgtGGCTCCGAGTTTCTCTGCTCTACGTTTGCCAAACTCAGAGCCAGGAACTACTTTTCAACATCCAGGCATGGGAACGTTACCTCAAATGCGTCAATTTCAGAAATCAGATCTTGTTTACAGATGGAGTCCAAGCAGGCGGCCGGGATCCAGGCCCGCGGAGCTGCGGCTCGTGGATTACATACAAATTGCTCGTGTCTTTCACCCTGCGGCTGGATGAACTTCCCACTGTATTTAGACACATAAAATCacttatcaacattttttttcctattaGTCATATACGGTTTTAATGCAACAGTGGCTTCGTTATGTTACTGTGAAGTTAGAGTTTTAACTAAGTGTAGAATAGTTTATAAATGTCTTGATACTTTAGTGCCAGCAcgtacaaaaacaaactctgaagacacttttcagattttcagGTGCATTTCCCATGAGCCACCACAAGAGGGCGGTGCtacagacattttaacatgggTAGATACTCACATTTGTGCttattatatttgatttatcCAATGAGGAATAAAGCAGAgataatgttttactttgtacCCTGCCACATTTTCTAGCTTctattttcctctgtttgtttcttcacttaTGGActaaaaatcaatatttcaataaGTAGATGTACTATAAAGAAATGTTatgttctttctgtttgtgttttcttttcatgctactttattttattgtatttttatttcaattttttccAAAATAGAAATAAGAAACAACCCATGATTGATGATGAAGGTGGCAAATCAAGCTGTTGATGGACAATAATCTGAAAAAGCTtctaaaaatgtgatgatttgctgcttttcctttaaaattcATAAATGAATTGTCATAATTTGGAGAATTTGGACTCTTTGGTTAGACAAACCAGTCGCTCTGACCATGTCATGTTGGGCTCTGGGTAAATTTGTGTTTAGTTAGTTAAATAATcagcaaaaaaatacataatataattgttagttgcagtcCTTTATGAAATGCGTAGTTTGAAATCCAGGGAGAGAACAATATgtagccaaacacacacatcgtCTTTATCATGCTTTAAATTTCGCACAGAACTAATCAAAGGATCGTGACTtaaaaacataacttttttaaaagagaaatcaTATTTTCTTGGATCTCGTTCTCAGGCTGATGTGTTAATGTTTCTGGGTGAGTTGAGTTTatcagaagacaaaaaaaggtaaagatATATTCATGCAATAGAGGTCCAACATCTGTGAAAACACTCGCGCCATGCTTAATGAACGCCATCCAACAGCGGAGCGTCTTTGGTGTGACAAAGTTCTTCAGTTTCAGACTCTTTGCGTGCCGTCCAGAACCGCCCGTCCTCCCCTGTAATGCTTCTCTGTGTAGCTTAGACCCCGAGACTCAGACCCTGCCAAGGACAACCCAGTAAAA
This genomic interval from Acanthopagrus latus isolate v.2019 chromosome 24, fAcaLat1.1, whole genome shotgun sequence contains the following:
- the si:dkeyp-34c12.1 gene encoding sister chromatid cohesion protein PDS5 homolog B isoform X2 translates to MSDRFEEIRRESGFSGNYIPVGRQLPRTPPLTDVIKHLDFCSADEDCENMEAGFRDLNEENRTFDFSTPEAKKEHASQPDEPNAMLKGMKGYQLTPSDLEFIKKMQQEKLLKKLQSDLEEVQKSLKKEMMAAELVYASREKAQAELKKFPSCEEIADWVKVVLKVTSPLAELEDVDTKSLLAMVTKEDVQRVVDDKRIELARMEKVVANKRKKDAKEREKLERQITSEQVKIQGLMSQLSDLKSELAQQEINTQEAPEIKAEAETSEEQAAKGQVRHRGKERKKATNQTKSTRSTLTDAETSEKDDHANKIAGETVKTKLKTGAAATEKQTKSAKAARGPQKKVEETESKPQEPEQTVRGRRKPARAPQTSQPKNHSQVKTEEAASSRSGQKAGVDEGQGAGLRRSKRIASRT
- the si:dkeyp-34c12.1 gene encoding myosin-11 isoform X1, which produces MSDRFEEIRRESGFSGNYIPVGRQLPRTPPLTDVIKHLDFCSADEDCENMEAGFRDLNEENRTFDFSTPEAKKEHASQPDEPNAMLKGMKGYQLTPSDLEFIKKMQQEKLLKKLQSDLEEVQKSLKKEMMAAELVYASREKAQAELKKFPSCEEIADWVKVVLKVTSPLAELEDVDTKSLLAMVTKEDVQRVVDDKRIELARMEKVVANKRKKDAKEREKLERQITSEQVKIQGLMSQLSDLKSELAQQEDVYKSLEVQINTQEAPEIKAEAETSEEQAAKGQVRHRGKERKKATNQTKSTRSTLTDAETSEKDDHANKIAGETVKTKLKTGAAATEKQTKSAKAARGPQKKVEETESKPQEPEQTVRGRRKPARAPQTSQPKNHSQVKTEEAASSRSGQKAGVDEGQGAGLRRSKRIASRT